The DNA region CTTACTGTAATCGGAACCATTGCAATGTTAATTATTTCAGGCATAATGCTGTATGTTTTTAACATTTGTAAATTTGTTTACAAATAGGGAAGTTAATTCCTAGAATGTATTGTTTTTATTACATTAATTGTGGTATTTGTATACAAATTAAACCCAACATCTAAATATATAAATGATAAAAAAATAAACATATAATTATAAAAATAAACATATCACAATACAAACAATTGATTTACATTATGAGACAAATTGTTTATTAATCGCTAATTCAATACAGATGGTTCATATATGAAAATAAAACTCCAAAAACTAACTAAAAAGAAATTTTCACTAATAATTGCTTTTCATGACGAACATCAATATCTTGAAGATGCTATGTCTTCAGTTATAAATCAAACTTGCGGATTTAAAGATAATATTCAAATTATTTTAGTTGATTGTGCAAGTGATGATGAAACACATGAGATTGCAGTTAGATATGAAAGCAAATTTCCTGAAAATATCCTGTTATTGACTCAGGATTCCCCATCAATTTTTGATGGACGTAATCTGGGTCTTGAATATTCAACAGGAGATTACGTTAACTTTTTGGATTTCCATGATTATCTGGATGAAAATGCAATTAAAGAACTGGACAAGGCACTTGGTAAATATAATCATGATGTAATTTGTTTACCTGTTGCAACTTTCAAAGAAGATGATGAGAGAAAATTCCCTAGAAAATATGGAAAAACAGGTTTAATTGATCTTAACGAATTCCCCAACTTTTTTTTAAAATTTATCTACTCATCATTCATTAAAAGAGACATTTTAGAAGATATTCGATTTGATTCACGTATTGTGGATGGTGAAGAGATTGCTTTTGCAAATAAAGTTCTCATAAAAAGCGAAAGTTATGTTCTTTTAGAAAATGAATCATATTACTATTATAAAAAAAGAAGAATGGTTCACAAGGAACTGATGGACAGTAAAGAATACTATTTAACTCAAATGAACTATTTTTTATTGGACTTGATTAAATACTCTCTTGAGCAGCATAATGAAGTAAAAACATTTATCAAGCGTTTAATAATAAGAAAATTGATATTTTTAATGGATGATACAGAAATCCCCGAATTATTGAGTGAAAACGAGCTTGAACAATTCTTTAATTCATTGCACTACATATTATCCTATTTTGATATTGATGAAATAATCGAAATATGCGACAACATAAACCGTTCCTCCTTTTTCATTGCAGTAAAAACAGGTGAAATTGGATTTAATAATATTTTAACTGGAAAAACTCCTGATTTAAACATTAATACAAATGATAATAATGTTCAGATATTTTCAAATGAACATCTGATTTATGATTTATCCTCAAAACAGTTAATACTGGACTTTGCAACATTAAGGGATGACGTATTATATTTCTCAGGATACTTTGAAAGCCTAATTGATAATGATGACATCTCCATTACCGGAATAAGAGAATTTAAAAATGGGGATACAGAAACAATCGATGCATCATATTATCATTATCCAACAAGAGATTTCAATTCAATGCTTGGCCTTAGATGGTTAAACTTCTATAATTTTGACTTAGCAATCCCAATTACAAGCAAAAATGAAAAATCAAGCATTAAGATAATCGTAAAATATAAAAATTCTGTTAAATTTAATCCTAAGCTCAGATTCAGAACTTACTGCAATATAACATACGAAAGCAATTACTATGTAAAAGAAGGCATGATCATAATGTTTGACAACAATGTATTTAATGTCATGCCCTATTCATATATCAAAATGTTTGGATTTGAAGTTAAAGGATTAATTGGTATTCTTATTAATAGGGAATTGTTCTATAAGCAGGCATTATTCTTTAGAGTGATGTATCTGGTATTATATCCTATCATGAAAAATAGAGAAATCTGGATAATAATGGACAGAAAACAGGTAGCAGACGACAATGCAGAACACTTCTTTAAATATGCATTAAAACAAAATGACGGTATCAAAAAGTTCTTTTCAATTAATAGGACAAGTGAAGATTATGACAGACTTCAAGAGATATATGGAAATGTTTTGGCTTTTGAATCAATAAAACATAGGTTCTATTACACCTTTGCAAGCAAAATTATCTCTTCACAGGGATCTGAATTTTACTTGAATCCGTTTAGACACAGAGAATATTATCAAACAGCAGGAATATCCAATATTGATTTTTATTTCCTGCAGCATGGAATCATAAAGGATAACATGTCTTCATGGCTTAGAAAATATGACAGAAATCCAAAGCTCATCGTCACATCCACCCAAATGGAATATGAATCACTATTTGATGAAGGATACAACTATGGAGATAAAGTAATACAACTGTTAGGTCTTCCAAGATATGATAATCTAAACAATAAGGGTCTTAAAAAGCAAAT from Methanobrevibacter sp. includes:
- a CDS encoding bifunctional glycosyltransferase family 2 protein/CDP-glycerol:glycerophosphate glycerophosphotransferase — encoded protein: MKIKLQKLTKKKFSLIIAFHDEHQYLEDAMSSVINQTCGFKDNIQIILVDCASDDETHEIAVRYESKFPENILLLTQDSPSIFDGRNLGLEYSTGDYVNFLDFHDYLDENAIKELDKALGKYNHDVICLPVATFKEDDERKFPRKYGKTGLIDLNEFPNFFLKFIYSSFIKRDILEDIRFDSRIVDGEEIAFANKVLIKSESYVLLENESYYYYKKRRMVHKELMDSKEYYLTQMNYFLLDLIKYSLEQHNEVKTFIKRLIIRKLIFLMDDTEIPELLSENELEQFFNSLHYILSYFDIDEIIEICDNINRSSFFIAVKTGEIGFNNILTGKTPDLNINTNDNNVQIFSNEHLIYDLSSKQLILDFATLRDDVLYFSGYFESLIDNDDISITGIREFKNGDTETIDASYYHYPTRDFNSMLGLRWLNFYNFDLAIPITSKNEKSSIKIIVKYKNSVKFNPKLRFRTYCNITYESNYYVKEGMIIMFDNNVFNVMPYSYIKMFGFEVKGLIGILINRELFYKQALFFRVMYLVLYPIMKNREIWIIMDRKQVADDNAEHFFKYALKQNDGIKKFFSINRTSEDYDRLQEIYGNVLAFESIKHRFYYTFASKIISSQGSEFYLNPFRHREYYQTAGISNIDFYFLQHGIIKDNMSSWLRKYDRNPKLIVTSTQMEYESLFDEGYNYGDKVIQLLGLPRYDNLNNKGLKKQIVIMPSWRNYLTNEEIFKESEYFKRFNSLINNERLIKHANEKGYEILFKPHPELLRYLDLFDKNDYVQIDEHKKYQVIFNESAVLVTDYSSIFFDFAYLKKPLIYYQYANDYHYDSENSYFQYETMGFGPVIKDEDELVDKLIEYMNNDCIMEDKYKKRVDEIFKYNDHNNSKRCYDWIYNH